Proteins encoded together in one Orrella marina window:
- a CDS encoding alpha-hydroxy acid oxidase: MASVVEKALNIEDFRVLARKRLPKGLYEFVDRGTEDEVALLANRQAYARYKFVPRTLVDVSARTSAIELFGRKMAMPVAIAPTGAAGLMWHDGEVALAKAAAQKGVPFTVATGSLASLERVVEESGGNCWFQLYMWPEKALSLELVQRAQSAGCRALLVTVDTAVGSNREYNLRNGFSIPFKFSRRNITDVMCHPRWLVNVLGRYMMSTGMPKYENYPAQLRSTVTAKPIGRAMAKADNMTWSDFKEIRKMWTGPLLAKGVLHPQDASEAINAGADGIVVSNHGGRMLDHSIPPLLALPAIVDAVNGRCPIIVDSGVSRGSDVVKALALGATAVMVGRATLYGVAVGGQSGAHRVLSLLQEEIVRTQGLIGCPDISRVSPKYLYDTFASQML, from the coding sequence ATGGCTTCAGTTGTAGAGAAGGCCCTGAATATAGAAGACTTCCGGGTTCTCGCCCGCAAGCGGCTTCCGAAAGGGCTGTACGAGTTTGTTGACCGGGGAACCGAGGATGAGGTGGCACTCCTGGCCAACCGTCAGGCGTATGCGCGCTACAAGTTTGTGCCTCGCACGTTGGTAGATGTTTCTGCAAGAACCAGTGCGATCGAGCTGTTTGGGCGGAAGATGGCAATGCCTGTCGCCATCGCACCGACAGGTGCGGCTGGACTCATGTGGCACGACGGAGAGGTCGCTCTGGCCAAAGCCGCAGCGCAAAAGGGTGTGCCTTTCACAGTTGCAACCGGCTCGCTTGCATCGCTCGAACGTGTGGTCGAGGAATCAGGGGGCAACTGCTGGTTCCAGCTCTACATGTGGCCAGAAAAGGCACTGTCCCTCGAGTTGGTTCAGCGGGCACAGTCTGCTGGCTGTCGGGCGCTCCTAGTCACAGTGGACACAGCTGTCGGCTCGAACCGGGAATACAACCTTCGCAATGGTTTCAGTATTCCATTCAAGTTCAGTCGTCGCAACATCACTGATGTCATGTGTCACCCGCGCTGGCTTGTCAATGTCCTGGGTCGTTACATGATGTCGACCGGTATGCCAAAGTACGAGAATTACCCAGCGCAACTGCGTTCGACGGTGACGGCTAAACCAATTGGCAGAGCCATGGCCAAGGCAGACAACATGACCTGGTCTGATTTCAAAGAAATTCGCAAGATGTGGACAGGTCCTTTGCTGGCAAAAGGGGTTCTGCATCCACAGGATGCAAGCGAGGCGATTAACGCCGGTGCAGACGGAATCGTTGTGTCTAACCACGGGGGGCGCATGCTTGATCATTCGATCCCGCCGCTTCTGGCCTTGCCGGCGATTGTGGATGCGGTGAACGGACGCTGTCCCATTATTGTGGATAGTGGTGTTTCCCGCGGCAGCGATGTGGTCAAAGCCTTGGCGCTCGGTGCTACAGCCGTGATGGTTGGCAGAGCGACTCTATACGGTGTCGCGGTGGGCGGGCAGTCTGGCGCCCACCGCGTCCTGTCGCTGTTGCAAGAGGAAATCGTCCGGACGCAGGGATTAATCGGTTGCCCGGATATCAGCAGGGTGAGTCCGAAATATTTGTATGACACATTTGCCAGTCAGATGCTTTGA
- a CDS encoding enoyl-CoA hydratase/isomerase family protein, translating to MSIDLQLDQEGIALVTINRPERRNAFDAEHYRLISEAWQTVRDDPAIRVAVITGAGDKAFSAGADLKTYVGRESSMSEHWLTQKDQLLNRGLEVWKPIIAAVNGYCIGGGMTLLLATDIRVASEHATFGLSEVKRGIVAANGGTQRVVAQLPYPIAMELLLTGDAIDAETALRWGLINKIVPHDRLLDEAMQYARRVAANAPLALQATKELAVKAPELGLSAGLRMEQYVNRMLRMTEDAKEGARAFQEKRAPVFKAN from the coding sequence ATGTCGATTGACCTCCAATTAGACCAGGAAGGGATTGCTCTTGTGACGATCAATCGTCCTGAGAGAAGAAATGCATTTGATGCTGAGCACTATCGCCTGATTTCTGAAGCATGGCAGACCGTGCGCGACGACCCTGCAATCAGGGTCGCCGTCATCACCGGTGCAGGTGATAAAGCATTCAGTGCCGGGGCTGACCTCAAGACCTATGTCGGTCGCGAGTCCAGTATGTCTGAACACTGGCTGACCCAGAAAGATCAGCTTCTGAACCGTGGGCTGGAAGTATGGAAGCCCATTATTGCAGCTGTGAATGGTTATTGCATCGGTGGTGGTATGACGTTGCTTCTGGCCACTGACATTCGTGTGGCATCGGAGCACGCGACTTTCGGCCTGTCAGAGGTCAAGCGAGGAATCGTCGCGGCCAATGGTGGTACACAACGGGTTGTCGCACAACTTCCATATCCCATTGCGATGGAGTTGTTGCTCACGGGCGATGCGATTGATGCCGAGACAGCACTACGCTGGGGCCTGATCAACAAGATTGTTCCGCACGATCGTCTGCTGGATGAGGCCATGCAATACGCCAGACGCGTGGCAGCCAACGCGCCGCTGGCATTGCAGGCCACCAAGGAGCTGGCAGTCAAAGCGCCAGAGTTGGGGTTGTCGGCCGGCCTCAGGATGGAGCAATACGTCAATCGCATGT
- a CDS encoding LysR family transcriptional regulator, whose product MDELRCLKTFLEVARRNSFAGAAGHFGVSRASVTKQIAWLEKSFNTKLINRTTKQMGLTRAGEKVLENAAALLEQYEGLRESVTNLSGEVSGEIRIGVPPSFGTRRMLPVVSEFLQKYPEVSVSLTLLTVRKEETFVEQGLDVGIIIVPVLRDSSHVAIPLAQAPQALVASPGYLARHGPIQHPQDLSECNCLINLNKSPTGIWTLNGSQGAVSVRVMGNLKSDFGDSLKDAAIAGLGVSMHPYYMVAEELEKGLLKVVLPDYLPTSLDIYAIYSSRKNIQLRLRLFLDFLRDWAAHPKAWEQPFAGSR is encoded by the coding sequence ATGGACGAGTTGCGTTGCCTTAAAACCTTTCTGGAGGTGGCTCGCCGCAATAGCTTTGCAGGGGCGGCAGGCCATTTTGGGGTGTCCCGCGCATCCGTCACCAAACAGATTGCCTGGCTGGAGAAATCGTTCAACACCAAGCTCATTAATCGCACGACCAAGCAGATGGGCTTGACACGGGCCGGAGAGAAGGTTCTCGAGAACGCTGCTGCATTACTCGAACAGTACGAAGGACTGCGGGAATCGGTCACCAACTTGTCAGGGGAAGTCAGTGGAGAGATCAGAATTGGCGTTCCACCTTCATTTGGGACGCGCAGAATGCTGCCTGTCGTGAGCGAGTTTCTGCAGAAGTACCCCGAAGTGTCGGTTTCTCTGACTCTGCTGACCGTTCGCAAGGAGGAAACATTCGTTGAGCAGGGGCTCGATGTCGGGATCATCATTGTTCCGGTTTTGAGAGACTCGAGTCATGTGGCCATCCCTCTTGCACAAGCTCCGCAGGCGCTTGTCGCGTCACCAGGCTACCTTGCCAGACACGGGCCGATTCAGCACCCCCAGGATCTTTCTGAGTGTAATTGTCTGATCAATTTGAATAAATCTCCTACCGGGATCTGGACCCTGAATGGGTCGCAAGGGGCAGTTTCTGTCCGGGTCATGGGTAACCTCAAATCTGACTTCGGCGATTCGCTTAAAGATGCAGCCATTGCCGGGCTTGGCGTGTCGATGCATCCGTACTACATGGTCGCCGAGGAGCTGGAGAAGGGATTGTTAAAAGTTGTACTGCCTGACTACTTACCGACCAGTCTGGATATCTACGCCATCTACTCATCGCGCAAGAACATCCAGCTACGCCTGCGCCTGTTTCTCGACTTCCTGCGCGACTGGGCCGCGCACCCGAAGGCTTGGGAGCAACCATTCGCGGGATCCCGGTGA
- a CDS encoding acyl-CoA dehydrogenase family protein, translating into MLNHDAGLSEDLIQIRETTRRFMEKEVLPVEAKVEHDAHELPPELLKPLQSRAKEIGLWAVRSPVEYGGAGLNLLESTVIAEETAKCRMGAYIPACGATGSNPPAPILLGTKEQIEKFAVPAIRDGSKAYMAISEASGGADPARSIRTRAVLKGDRYIVNGTKMWITGAAKASWGLLFARTGEQGQRGGITCFIVDGRPKGMSVREIGVIRSYSPYELHFEDVEIPVEHRLGEEGQGFALAERWLVEGRVPYAAGTIGIAQAALKIAIDWAREREVFKSKLSEKQAIQWMVVDSEMELRQARLLVYEAARRCDAGLSFKTEASIAKVVATETAGRVIDRCIQILGGMGVSKEMPLERWYREMRIKRIGEGPSEVHRMVLARELFSGNNV; encoded by the coding sequence ATGCTGAACCATGACGCAGGTCTATCTGAGGACCTGATCCAGATTCGTGAAACCACTCGGCGCTTTATGGAGAAGGAGGTTCTGCCAGTCGAAGCCAAGGTGGAACACGACGCCCACGAATTGCCGCCCGAGTTGCTCAAACCGCTGCAGTCACGCGCCAAAGAAATAGGCTTGTGGGCGGTCCGCTCACCTGTTGAATACGGTGGGGCTGGTCTGAATCTGCTCGAGTCAACGGTGATCGCAGAGGAAACCGCAAAATGCAGAATGGGTGCATACATCCCGGCGTGTGGTGCAACGGGTTCCAATCCGCCAGCACCCATTCTCCTGGGCACCAAAGAGCAGATCGAGAAGTTTGCAGTGCCTGCGATTCGTGATGGCAGCAAGGCTTACATGGCCATCAGCGAAGCGTCGGGTGGGGCGGATCCCGCCCGGTCGATCCGGACACGTGCGGTCCTGAAAGGTGACCGGTACATCGTCAATGGCACAAAAATGTGGATCACTGGCGCTGCCAAGGCTTCCTGGGGCCTGCTTTTTGCCAGAACGGGTGAACAGGGCCAGCGTGGTGGCATCACCTGTTTCATCGTCGATGGCCGACCCAAAGGTATGAGCGTACGAGAGATCGGCGTGATTCGTTCGTATTCCCCGTATGAGCTGCATTTTGAGGATGTCGAGATTCCGGTTGAGCACCGCCTTGGTGAAGAAGGGCAGGGGTTTGCATTGGCAGAGCGCTGGCTGGTCGAGGGCAGGGTGCCGTACGCTGCCGGTACGATCGGCATTGCGCAGGCAGCCCTGAAAATTGCCATCGACTGGGCTCGCGAAAGGGAGGTCTTCAAGTCGAAACTGTCGGAGAAACAGGCAATTCAGTGGATGGTCGTTGATAGTGAGATGGAATTGCGTCAGGCTCGTCTGCTGGTCTATGAGGCAGCCAGACGTTGTGATGCGGGGCTGTCTTTCAAGACAGAAGCGTCGATTGCCAAAGTTGTCGCGACCGAAACCGCCGGCAGAGTGATTGATCGTTGTATCCAGATTCTGGGGGGAATGGGTGTCTCGAAAGAAATGCCGCTCGAGCGCTGGTACAGGGAGATGCGAATCAAGCGGATCGGCGAAGGTCCCTCTGAAGTGCATCGCATGGTGCTCGCACGCGAGCTTTTCAGTGGCAACAACGTCTGA
- a CDS encoding Bug family tripartite tricarboxylate transporter substrate binding protein, whose amino-acid sequence MMKCKFAIATAVLSLGFLPVVSQAQSYPDRPITVIVPFTPGASTDNLTRAAAKGLQDILGQPVIVRNQPGAGTSIATNAALRADADGYTILMQSSGFMTSLYGMKNPGYKMSDFNAIGALGYTPFIMLAQNEDYAKSLETFVDYLKSNTGKLNVATLGEGGVHVLLSNAFQKEAGFKWTNIPYKGGAPAMNALLAGDVVSYSATVSFATSQKGQDRITPLAVTSKTRSEFFPDIPTFAEKGYPGVYALADYGLIVRSDTPDDIQKKLRDAMAKVMNSKEMKEVLRNLGMEPFDGDATAYEKQINEFAEFYAREAKALNMPVN is encoded by the coding sequence ATGATGAAATGTAAATTCGCAATCGCTACCGCAGTTCTTTCACTAGGCTTTTTGCCGGTTGTGTCGCAGGCACAATCCTATCCGGATCGTCCAATCACGGTCATTGTGCCGTTTACACCGGGTGCCTCGACAGATAATCTCACCAGGGCCGCAGCCAAGGGACTTCAGGACATTCTAGGGCAGCCTGTGATTGTGAGAAATCAGCCTGGTGCCGGGACGTCCATTGCCACTAACGCTGCACTGCGCGCCGATGCGGATGGCTACACAATTCTCATGCAGTCCAGTGGATTCATGACATCGCTATATGGCATGAAGAATCCTGGCTACAAGATGAGTGATTTCAACGCGATTGGCGCGCTTGGCTATACGCCCTTCATCATGCTTGCCCAGAACGAGGACTATGCGAAGTCCCTTGAAACATTTGTTGACTACCTCAAGTCAAACACAGGCAAGCTCAACGTTGCAACGCTCGGTGAAGGAGGAGTTCATGTTCTGCTTAGCAATGCATTTCAGAAAGAGGCCGGTTTCAAGTGGACCAATATCCCTTACAAGGGAGGCGCGCCAGCCATGAATGCATTGCTGGCAGGAGACGTGGTGTCCTATTCGGCAACGGTTTCCTTTGCGACCAGCCAGAAGGGGCAAGACCGTATCACGCCACTGGCGGTGACTAGCAAGACTCGCAGTGAGTTTTTTCCAGACATCCCGACTTTTGCAGAGAAGGGCTATCCCGGTGTCTATGCGCTTGCAGATTACGGATTGATCGTGAGGTCCGACACGCCAGACGATATCCAGAAGAAGCTACGCGACGCCATGGCTAAAGTCATGAATTCCAAAGAGATGAAGGAGGTGCTGCGCAATCTCGGCATGGAGCCATTTGATGGGGATGCGACAGCGTACGAGAAGCAGATCAATGAGTTCGCAGAGTTCTATGCGCGCGAAGCCAAGGCACTCAACATGCCAGTGAACTGA
- a CDS encoding CaiB/BaiF CoA transferase family protein, giving the protein MSSHAPAPLTGVVILDLTQIYNGPYATFLMARAGATVIKVEPPGGEHLRKRHRSSGVCEPFGVLNSNKLSVCLDLKDPDGVQTLLKMVSQADVIVNNFAPGAMDRLGLSNEVIRQANPDIIIACSTGYGTSGRYRNYPAMDLTLQAMSGFMSITGSPETPPLKAGPAVCDFLAGIHLYGAIMTALYERAATGRASEVEVSMLDSAFPTMLSSLGMHKLGDTSCKRTGNRHGGLTMAPYNVYPAADGNVAILAVSEAHWSSLTDVLGKPQWKDDPKFCNKEMRVKNMDLLDESIGELTARIAKQDLFEMLVKARIPSAPVRELDEVIQDQHLHETGMLSWVEHPEYGHVLAHGSPLKFEGHDMPQYQPSKRLGADTEHVLKEMLGLDSDDVERVMSVTRGA; this is encoded by the coding sequence ATGTCTTCACATGCACCTGCTCCGCTAACAGGCGTCGTAATTCTGGATCTCACGCAGATTTACAACGGACCGTATGCAACCTTTTTAATGGCTCGCGCCGGTGCAACCGTTATCAAAGTCGAACCCCCTGGTGGCGAGCATTTGAGAAAGCGGCATCGCTCAAGTGGTGTTTGCGAACCGTTCGGGGTTCTGAACTCGAACAAGCTCAGTGTATGTCTGGACCTGAAGGACCCTGACGGCGTGCAGACACTCTTGAAGATGGTGTCGCAGGCTGATGTGATCGTGAACAATTTTGCGCCAGGCGCGATGGACAGACTTGGACTAAGCAACGAGGTCATCAGGCAAGCTAATCCGGACATCATCATTGCTTGCAGCACCGGTTACGGCACCAGCGGTCGCTACCGCAACTATCCAGCCATGGATCTGACGCTTCAGGCAATGTCTGGCTTTATGTCGATTACGGGATCGCCCGAAACACCACCATTGAAAGCGGGTCCAGCTGTGTGTGATTTTCTCGCGGGAATCCATTTGTATGGGGCCATCATGACCGCTCTCTACGAACGCGCTGCGACCGGACGCGCGAGCGAAGTCGAGGTGTCGATGCTGGATTCCGCATTCCCGACCATGCTTTCTAGTCTGGGTATGCACAAGCTTGGTGATACAAGCTGCAAGAGAACCGGAAACCGGCATGGCGGACTGACCATGGCGCCTTACAACGTTTATCCGGCAGCGGACGGCAATGTTGCCATTCTGGCCGTTAGCGAAGCCCATTGGAGTTCGTTGACCGATGTGCTCGGCAAACCGCAATGGAAGGACGATCCGAAGTTTTGCAATAAGGAAATGCGTGTCAAAAACATGGATCTGCTGGATGAGAGCATCGGTGAGTTGACCGCCAGAATCGCCAAACAGGATCTATTCGAAATGCTCGTCAAGGCTCGCATTCCGAGTGCGCCTGTGCGTGAGCTTGACGAGGTCATTCAGGACCAGCATCTGCACGAGACCGGCATGCTCTCCTGGGTTGAACATCCTGAATATGGACATGTTCTGGCGCATGGCAGTCCGCTCAAGTTTGAAGGACACGACATGCCGCAGTACCAACCGAGCAAGCGACTCGGTGCAGACACAGAGCATGTGCTTAAGGAGATGTTGGGGCTCGATTCAGATGACGTAGAACGGGTCATGTCGGTGACCCGTGGAGCCTGA
- a CDS encoding fumarylacetoacetate hydrolase family protein — protein sequence MKLVTFRVSQSSPRVGVVQNDRVYDVTDFVGGLEPMVSGTRQARWFEQIPQAGMLKLLGCGSSGLESLRSLLKSGPQSLKHYALQEVDLQAPVMRPGKIIGVGKNYADHAAEVGSATLAAPKLFSKFPSVVVGPGAQVHAKPIIRKMDYEAELAVVIGSFASQVKAEQALDVIAGYTILNDVSAREFQHDVPQAQTSFAKSMDGFCPMGPWLVTADEIPDPQALDVSLELNGTQMQHGNTAQMIFTVRTLIEYITQYVELEPGDVIATGTPAGVGSARKPPVWLKAGDQVRISVSGIGTLDHGVC from the coding sequence ATGAAGCTTGTGACATTCCGTGTTTCGCAGTCGTCGCCTCGAGTCGGTGTGGTTCAGAATGACCGGGTTTATGATGTGACCGACTTTGTTGGTGGCCTTGAGCCCATGGTGTCCGGCACCAGGCAGGCGCGCTGGTTCGAACAGATTCCCCAGGCCGGCATGCTCAAGCTGCTGGGCTGTGGGTCTAGTGGGTTGGAAAGTTTGCGTTCGCTTTTGAAGTCAGGCCCCCAGTCGCTCAAACACTACGCTTTACAGGAAGTTGACTTGCAGGCGCCCGTTATGCGGCCAGGCAAAATCATTGGCGTTGGCAAGAACTATGCGGATCACGCGGCAGAAGTCGGGTCGGCGACACTGGCTGCACCAAAGCTGTTTTCCAAGTTTCCAAGCGTCGTTGTGGGGCCCGGTGCCCAGGTGCACGCAAAGCCGATCATCCGAAAGATGGATTACGAAGCGGAACTGGCTGTTGTGATTGGCAGCTTTGCCAGTCAAGTCAAGGCTGAGCAGGCACTAGATGTAATTGCTGGTTACACCATCCTGAATGACGTCAGTGCGCGCGAGTTTCAGCATGACGTCCCGCAGGCCCAGACCTCCTTTGCCAAAAGCATGGACGGGTTCTGTCCGATGGGACCATGGCTGGTGACCGCGGATGAGATTCCAGATCCCCAGGCGCTCGATGTTTCGCTCGAACTTAATGGTACTCAGATGCAGCACGGCAACACGGCACAGATGATCTTTACCGTGCGTACACTGATTGAGTACATCACGCAGTATGTTGAACTCGAGCCTGGTGACGTAATTGCAACAGGTACGCCCGCAGGCGTGGGCTCAGCCAGAAAGCCACCGGTCTGGCTCAAGGCGGGAGATCAGGTCCGGATCTCGGTCTCGGGCATCGGTACACTCGACCACGGTGTCTGCTAA